One Deinococcus cellulosilyticus NBRC 106333 = KACC 11606 DNA segment encodes these proteins:
- a CDS encoding NADAR family protein, with product MEKILFYRQQDAYGYMSNFSAHRVFLKGKSWRTTEHYFQAQKFAGTEFEEQLRLIESPMKVAEAGRDRKKPLRKDWEEVKEQIMLEALRAKFTQHEDLREQLLATGDAELIEHTANDTYWADGGDGTGKNRLGILLMQVRQELRE from the coding sequence ATGGAAAAGATTCTGTTTTATCGACAACAGGACGCTTACGGGTACATGAGCAACTTCAGTGCCCACCGCGTCTTTTTAAAAGGCAAAAGCTGGCGCACCACCGAACACTATTTCCAGGCCCAGAAGTTCGCTGGAACCGAATTTGAAGAACAACTTCGCCTGATCGAAAGCCCCATGAAAGTCGCCGAGGCCGGACGCGACCGCAAAAAACCTCTGCGCAAAGACTGGGAGGAGGTCAAAGAACAGATCATGCTGGAAGCCCTCAGGGCCAAATTCACCCAGCACGAGGACCTCCGTGAACAGCTCCTTGCAACTGGAGACGCAGAACTCATTGAACACACCGCCAACGACACCTACTGGGCCGATGGGGGAGATGGAACGGGCAAAAACCGCCTTGGCATCCTCCTCATGCAGGTCAGACAGGAGCTGAGAGAATAA
- a CDS encoding TetR/AcrR family transcriptional regulator, with the protein MTDSKIHILTCALKLFLEKGYDRATMMDLVRATGLSKGAFYHYFKNKEELYQATIEHYFLRFFQTEANLPEDLDAFLEMLWQSYVNMLLELQKEIPDLSAYYRFLFAVLPRIRPELVAYHQQVREVLIQNLTGQVRPSAISPEQAADHILALIEGTGMLAVVRGTAGLEEQFKASLNSYLALIRSK; encoded by the coding sequence ATGACCGACAGCAAAATCCACATCCTCACCTGTGCTTTGAAGCTCTTTCTGGAAAAAGGCTACGATAGGGCCACCATGATGGATCTGGTGCGGGCCACCGGGCTTTCCAAGGGCGCTTTTTACCATTACTTCAAGAACAAAGAGGAGCTGTATCAGGCCACCATCGAGCATTACTTCCTGAGGTTCTTCCAGACCGAAGCAAACCTGCCAGAGGATCTGGATGCTTTTTTAGAGATGCTGTGGCAAAGCTATGTGAACATGCTGCTGGAACTGCAAAAGGAAATCCCAGACCTGAGTGCCTACTACCGTTTTCTGTTTGCAGTGCTGCCCAGAATCCGTCCTGAACTGGTGGCTTACCACCAGCAGGTTCGGGAGGTCCTGATCCAGAATCTGACAGGGCAAGTCAGGCCATCTGCAATCTCTCCTGAACAGGCTGCGGATCACATTCTGGCCCTGATTGAGGGCACAGGCATGCTGGCTGTGGTTCGGGGCACAGCAGGTCTGGAAGAACAATTCAAAGCGTCTTTAAACAGTTACCTGGCACTGATCAGATCAAAATAA
- a CDS encoding SDR family NAD(P)-dependent oxidoreductase has protein sequence MTTLRSTALITGASGGLGLDLAELLAKDGNNLILVARSASKLEQAARDLSKKHGIKVETISQDLSRIGAGQELVNTLKAKGLQVDILVNNAGFASYGRFVDLPLSEQLNMMDLNMRTLVELTGLLTPDMVKRGKGKVLNIASTAAFLPGPLMAIYYATKAFVLSFGEAIANELEGTGVTVTTLCPGAFASGFQARAAMEDSRLVQGKKLPTSMEVAEFGYAAMQKGEPVAIQGMGNYLTAQAPRFLPRKMVTRMVRSAQERNPA, from the coding sequence ATGACCACCCTCAGATCCACCGCACTGATCACTGGCGCTTCCGGCGGCCTTGGACTTGACCTTGCAGAACTGCTGGCAAAAGACGGCAACAACCTGATTCTGGTGGCCCGCAGTGCCAGCAAACTGGAACAGGCCGCCAGAGACCTCTCCAAAAAGCATGGAATCAAAGTGGAAACCATCTCCCAGGACCTCTCCAGAATTGGGGCAGGCCAGGAACTGGTGAACACCCTCAAAGCAAAAGGACTGCAGGTGGACATTCTGGTCAACAACGCCGGATTTGCCTCTTACGGCCGCTTTGTGGATCTCCCTCTCAGTGAGCAGCTCAACATGATGGACCTCAACATGCGCACCCTGGTGGAACTCACGGGCCTCCTGACCCCTGACATGGTGAAACGTGGGAAAGGCAAGGTGCTCAACATCGCCTCTACTGCAGCGTTTCTCCCTGGTCCCCTGATGGCGATCTATTACGCCACCAAAGCTTTCGTGCTGTCTTTCGGAGAGGCCATCGCCAATGAACTTGAGGGCACCGGAGTCACGGTGACGACCCTCTGCCCTGGTGCCTTTGCCAGCGGATTTCAGGCCAGAGCAGCAATGGAAGACTCCCGACTGGTTCAGGGCAAGAAACTCCCCACCTCCATGGAGGTCGCAGAATTCGGGTACGCTGCCATGCAGAAAGGTGAACCTGTGGCCATTCAGGGCATGGGCAACTACCTGACCGCTCAGGCTCCGCGTTTCCTGCCCCGCAAGATGGTCACCCGCATGGTGAGGAGTGCTCAGGAACGCAACCCCGCCTGA